The following nucleotide sequence is from Erythrobacter aurantius.
GCCGTGCTGGATTTCGGGGCAGGCGATCGCTCTGCTCGAAACGCACGCCTGGCCGGGCAATGTCCGCGAACTCGAAAATGTCATTCGCCGTGCGATCCTGCTTGCGGGCAAGGAGCATTGCATCGGCTCCGAACACATCGTGTTCGATCAACCGGTGCGCTCGCTCGATACAGAGCCGCGTTACACCACCACTCCGACCCCCGCAGGTGCCGCATCGGGATCGCTTTCCGACGTGGCGTTCCAGTCCGAGGCGCAAGCAATCCTGTCGGCGCTCGATGCGAATGACGGGCACCGCGGGCGGACCGCGCGCAGCCTCGGCATTTCCGAACGTACGCTGCGATATCGCCTCGCCTCGATGCGCGAATGCGGTCTGATGGCCGCCGGGGGTGAGGCATGAACACGATCAGTCCGATGCGCGGCATTCACGAAGTGATGGCGCTGCGCCACGAAGTGCTCTCCAAGAGCAGGGCGCTGCAGGAAGTGCGCGCCACCGGGGATGCGCCTGAAATCAAGGGCGCTCGTCCGGCGGCTGGCTTTGCCGATGCGCTTACCGGCGCGCTGCAGAATGTCAGCGCGGTCCAGCAAAGGTCTTCCGACATGCAGGCCGCCTATGAACGCGGCGAGGTGACCGACATCGCGCAGGTGATGCTGGCCCGGCAGGAAGCCGGGGTGGCGTTCGAGGCCACGCTGCAAGTGCGCAACAAATTGCTGTCCGCTTACCAGGACATCATGCGGATGGGGAGCTGATAGGTGGCCGAAGCAGATGCAAACATGCCGGTGCCCACGGGCACTGCGGTTCCGATCGGATCGTTCCCGGCGCAGGGTGATTGGCGCGCGCGGGTGGCGGACTTCACAGCACAGCCGGCCTTTCGCCGCGCGCTTCCCGCGCTTGTCGGTGTCGGGACGGTCGCGCTGGTCGCCGCGCTCTACCTCTCGATCGCGCAGGGTCCGCAGCGCACCCTTTATGCGAGCCTGAACGACAGCGAGCGCGCGAAGGTGGTAGAGGCGCTGGAACGCGGCAATATCTCTTACACGATCGACAATGGCACCGGCGCGGTGACCGTGGCGGAAGACGATGTCTATCGCGCGCGGATGCTGGTCGCCAGCGATGCCGGACTTGCCGCTCCCCAAGGCGCGAGCGAGATGCTCGACGCGATCCCGCTGGGTTCCAGCCGCACGCTCGAAGGCGAGCGGTTGCGGCTGGCGCGTGAGCGCGAACTGATGCTAACGATCCGCGAGATCGACGGGATCGAAAGCGTGCGCGTGCATCTGGCGACGCCCGAACGTTCGGTCTTCGTGCGCCAGAACAGCGCGCCCAGCGCCAGCGTGATGGTGCGCCTCGTCAGCGGGCGCAGTCTTAGCCAGCAACAGGTCGAGGCGATCGTGAACCTGGTGTCGGGATCGGTTCCCGGAATGACACCGGATTCGGTCCGCGTGGTCGACCAGAACGGGCGGCTACTGTCGGCGGAAGCGGACAACACGCTCGACGCGCTGACGCTGCAGCGGGAATTCGAGGCCAAGCTGCGCGAACAACTCACAACACTGCTCATGCCGCTGCTGGGGGAAGGCAATTTCTCCAGTGAGGTGCAAGTCGTGCTTGATCAGGCCGAAGTGACATCCGCGCGCGAAAGCTATGATCAGGAAGGCGTCGTCCGCAGCGAAAGCGAGCGTTCCGCCACAAGGCTGGCCGCTGGCGGGACGGGCGGCATACCCGGCGTGACGGCCAATACGCCGCCTGCCGATGCGCAGCTTGTCGATGGTGCTCCCGATCCGCAGGGCCAAGCGGCCGGCGCAGAGGGCGGTCAGCCGACCGACAGCGAAAGCGCGGTGCAGCGCAATTACGAACTGGGCCGCGAAGTCGCCGTGACCAGCACAAGGGCGGGCGGCCTCGTCAAGCTCTCGGTCGCGGTCGCCGTAAGCGATGCCGCGCTCGAAGCGGCGAAGCCGCTGACCGCCGAGGAACTGGAAAACCTTGTCAGCGCCGCAGTTGGCGCGGATCCTGCGCGCGGCGATCAGGTGCAGGTTGTTGTCAGCGCATTCGAAAGCCGTGAACTGCCTGAGTTGGCGTTCTACGAGCAAGGCTGGTTCGCCACCGCTCTGCGCTATGCCACGGCCTTGCTGGCTGTCCTGCTGGTACTGCTTCTGGCGGTCCGCCCGTTGATAAAGCGGATGCGCGATCCCGCGGCCAAGCCTGACGAGGATGCTTCGGAGGCAAATTCACTTGCGTCAGGCCAGATTCGGATCGGCATCGCGGCCGATATTGCCGAGGATGCACAGGCAGCGGACTTCCCCAAGAAGATCGAACTCGCCCGGCAACTTGCCGCAACCCAGCCCGATCGCGCGGTGGAGGCGCTCCAGCGCATGCTTGAAACTCCGCAGGAGGCGAAATCGCAATGACGAGCATGGATCAGATCGAAGTTGGCGATGGCGAAGAGGCCGGCTCGGCAGCGCCCAGGCCGTTGCTGAGCCGGATCGACCGCGCGGCGGTGTTCCTGATGTTGCTGAGCGACGATGAAGCCGCAGCCCTGCTTTCGCGGATGGACCCGGTCGAAGTCGAGATGATCGGCGCGGCGATGTGTGAGCTCGGCGAAATCGACCGCGCGGCCATGACCGAGGCGCTGGAGGATTTCGTCGCCGAAAGCACGCGCGAGGTGCTGGCCCGGCAGGATCGCGGTGCTCAGGTGCGCGCCTTGCTTGAACGCTCTATCGGCCCGGCCAAGACACAAAGCATGATGCTGCGGATCGAGCCGGAGCCCAAGGTGCGCGGGATTGAAATTGCCCGCTGGCTGGCTCCGCCGGTGCTGCTCAAGCTGGTGGAGGAAGAACACCCGCAGGTGATCGCCGCGCTGCTGCTGATGCTGGAGCCCGAACCCGCAGCCGAAGTGCTGTCTGGCTTGCCGACCAGTGTTCAGCCGCTGGTGGTCGAACGCATCGCCCGGATCGGGCCGGTTTCCCAGCAGGCAATCGACATGATCGAAAGCCTGTTGTCGCAGAAGATCGGCGCGAGCTTCGGCATCAGCACGCTCACAATCGGCGGCCCGCGCGAGGCGGCGAACCTTATCAACCTGGCCTCAGGGGACATGCGCGGGACCGTTCTGCCCGCGATTGCCCAGCGCGACGGCGCACTGGCCGAACGTATCGAAGAAGAAATGTTCACTTTCGAAATGCTGTTCGATCTCGATCGTCAGGCGATGGAGCGGCTGCTGCGCGATGTTGAAACGGAAAATCTGGTCGATGCGCTCAAGGGGCTCAAGGAGCCCGAACGCGCGCCGTTCTTCGCCGCCATGTCGAGCCGTGCGGCCGATGGCATTCGCGACGAGATCGACCTGCGCGGCCGCCTTGCCCGCAGCGAAGTGCTCGCGGCACAGCGCAAGATCGTCGAGGTCGCGCGTGCATTGGCCGATCAGGGCGAGATCATAATGGGGGCGGACGATGGCGAGTTCGTCTGATTGGGTGTCGGCGCTTGCCGAAATGGAACCCGTCGCCGGGCCGGCTGCGCCGAACTGGATCGAAGCGTTGGGAGCAGGACACAGCTTCGTTGCCGGATTTCCGGCCAGGGACAAGCCGAAAGAGCCGAGACGGCCCGATGCCCAAGTGCCTGCACCAGCACCCGATGCACCCGATCCTGTGGCGGAAGCCTTCGCCCGAGGCGAGGCGAGCGGACACGCTGCGGCGGCAGCCGAGTATCGCGCGGAGCAGGAGAAGCAGCGCGGCCTGAGGCTGAATTTCAGGGCGCTTGATCAGGCTGCGATGGACAGTCTTGCCTCCGAGTTATCGAACACCGTGATCGCGCTGTGCGAAGCGGCCATTGCCGGGTTCACTCCCGATCCTCAGAGCCTTTCGCAGCGGTGCCATGAAGCGGCGCGGCGCATCGGCAGCGCGGCTGCGGAATGCGCGCTCCATTTGCATCCCCAAGACATCGAATTGCTTGCCCCTGAAACGCGGGAACACTGGCGCATCGTGCCTGACCCTGGCGTTGAACGCGGTGGCCTGCGGTTCGAAGGCGACGAGGGCGCGATCAGCGACGGTCCGGCAGATTGGCGCCGTGCCATTGCCGCGGCGATCCGGGGCTGAGTGGCGGCAATGCTGGCGGAGCTCCAGATTGAGCTGGCGCGGATGCGCAGTGCGGTGGTGGCCACTGGTCCCGTCCCAAGCGGGCGCGTGGTCGCCTGCGAAGGCGGGTTGATCGAGGTATCGGGCCTTGCCTTGCCGATCGGGTCGCTTGGCGCGATCGAGGATGAGACAGGGCATGAGGCGCTGGCCGAAGTCATCGGCTTTCGCAGCGGCCATTCACTGATGATGCTGTTGGGCGACACGCAATTGCTGCGCCCGCGTGCCAAGGTGCGCGCAGTCGGCTCTCCTGGTTCCGTCCGGGT
It contains:
- the fliF gene encoding flagellar basal-body MS-ring/collar protein FliF, which gives rise to MAEADANMPVPTGTAVPIGSFPAQGDWRARVADFTAQPAFRRALPALVGVGTVALVAALYLSIAQGPQRTLYASLNDSERAKVVEALERGNISYTIDNGTGAVTVAEDDVYRARMLVASDAGLAAPQGASEMLDAIPLGSSRTLEGERLRLARERELMLTIREIDGIESVRVHLATPERSVFVRQNSAPSASVMVRLVSGRSLSQQQVEAIVNLVSGSVPGMTPDSVRVVDQNGRLLSAEADNTLDALTLQREFEAKLREQLTTLLMPLLGEGNFSSEVQVVLDQAEVTSARESYDQEGVVRSESERSATRLAAGGTGGIPGVTANTPPADAQLVDGAPDPQGQAAGAEGGQPTDSESAVQRNYELGREVAVTSTRAGGLVKLSVAVAVSDAALEAAKPLTAEELENLVSAAVGADPARGDQVQVVVSAFESRELPELAFYEQGWFATALRYATALLAVLLVLLLAVRPLIKRMRDPAAKPDEDASEANSLASGQIRIGIAADIAEDAQAADFPKKIELARQLAATQPDRAVEALQRMLETPQEAKSQ
- the fliE gene encoding flagellar hook-basal body complex protein FliE, with product MNTISPMRGIHEVMALRHEVLSKSRALQEVRATGDAPEIKGARPAAGFADALTGALQNVSAVQQRSSDMQAAYERGEVTDIAQVMLARQEAGVAFEATLQVRNKLLSAYQDIMRMGS
- a CDS encoding FliH/SctL family protein codes for the protein MASSSDWVSALAEMEPVAGPAAPNWIEALGAGHSFVAGFPARDKPKEPRRPDAQVPAPAPDAPDPVAEAFARGEASGHAAAAAEYRAEQEKQRGLRLNFRALDQAAMDSLASELSNTVIALCEAAIAGFTPDPQSLSQRCHEAARRIGSAAAECALHLHPQDIELLAPETREHWRIVPDPGVERGGLRFEGDEGAISDGPADWRRAIAAAIRG
- a CDS encoding flagellar motor switch protein FliG; the protein is MTSMDQIEVGDGEEAGSAAPRPLLSRIDRAAVFLMLLSDDEAAALLSRMDPVEVEMIGAAMCELGEIDRAAMTEALEDFVAESTREVLARQDRGAQVRALLERSIGPAKTQSMMLRIEPEPKVRGIEIARWLAPPVLLKLVEEEHPQVIAALLLMLEPEPAAEVLSGLPTSVQPLVVERIARIGPVSQQAIDMIESLLSQKIGASFGISTLTIGGPREAANLINLASGDMRGTVLPAIAQRDGALAERIEEEMFTFEMLFDLDRQAMERLLRDVETENLVDALKGLKEPERAPFFAAMSSRAADGIRDEIDLRGRLARSEVLAAQRKIVEVARALADQGEIIMGADDGEFV